The Tripterygium wilfordii isolate XIE 37 chromosome 4, ASM1340144v1, whole genome shotgun sequence genome has a window encoding:
- the LOC119998000 gene encoding sterol 3-beta-glucosyltransferase UGT80B1 isoform X1 has protein sequence MGSNGMDHPLKYSKEGGVSSSKELHKDFVQDNGAHESEVVEYTSSDEQSRKASVEQVATSSEWHQSISEISQSNELNVSPSPRRGLDYCITAPVSAQKSLLIDQDFTFSRSMTEKKIPRHELKLDRLSEREKKKLIVELVRIQNDGTVEVDIDKSAPVASELFELQTIGVPSLVVDGDNSGSNKVIPRLKIAILVVGTRGDVQPFLAMAKRLQEFGHHVRLATHANFRSFVKASGVDFYPLGGDPRVLAGYMARNKGLIPSGPGEISIQRKQLKVIIESLLPACTEPDMETGLPFRAQAIIANPPAYGHTHVAEALGIPIHIFFTMPWTPTYEFPHPLARVPQSAGNWLSYIVVDLLIWWGIRGYINDFRKNKLKLPSIAYFSMYHGSISHLPTGYMWSPHLVPKPSDWGHLVDVVGFCFLNLGSRYQPQQGFVQWIQKGAKPIYFGFGSMPLDDPKQTTDIILEALKDTGQRGIIDRGWGNLGNLTEVPDDVFLLEECPHDWLFPQCSAVVHHGGAGTTATGLKAGCPTTIVPFFGDQFFWGDRIHQKALGPASIPISQLSVESLSNAIRFMLQPEVKSRAMELAKLIENEDGVAAAVDAFHRHLPSELPLPASSSEEDEHPNPLQWIFIQVGKWCCLPCNM, from the exons ATGGGGAGCAATGGAATGGATCATCCATTAAAGTATTCAAAAGAGGGAGGAGTTAGCAGCAGCAAAGAACTACATAAGGACTTTGTGCAAGACAATGGTGCTCATGAATCAGAGGTAGTGGAATATACATCTTCAGATGAACAATCCAGGAAGGCTTCTGTTGAGCAGGTAGCCACGAGTTCAGAAtggcatcaatcaatttcagAAATTTCCCAGTCTAACGAGTTGAATGTTAGTCCTTCTCCTCGTAGAG GGTTGGATTACTGCATCACTGCACCTGTCAGCGCTCAGAAAAGTCTGCTAATTGACCAAGATTTCACATTTTCTAGATCCATGACTGAGAAGAAGATCCCCAGGCACGAGCTCAAATTGGATAGACTATCAGAGCGTGAAAAG AAAAAACTTATTGTGGAACTAGTCAGGATCCAAAATGATGGGACGGTAGAGGTTGACATTGATAAAAGTGCACCTGTAGCTTCAGAATTATTCGAGCTACAAACAATTGGGGTGCCATCTCTCGTTGTCGATGGAGACAATTCTGGATCCAATAAAGTAATTCCAAGATTGAAAATAGCCATTCTTGTGGTTGGAACAAGGGGAGATGTACAACCTTTTCTGGCTATGGCGAAAAGACTACAG gAATTTGGTCATCATGTTAGGTTGGCGACTCATGCTAACTTCAGGAGTTTTGTTAAGGCATCTGGCGTGGATTTTTATCCTTTAGGTGGTGATCCTCGGGTTTTGGCAGGAT ATATGGCCCGAAATAAAGGTCTCATCCCCTCTGGGCCAGGAGAAATATCTATACAAAGAAAGCAACTAAAGGTGATTATTGAATCGCTTCTTCCAGCATGTACAGAACCAGATATGGAAACTGGTTTGCCTTTTAGAGCTCAGGCAATAATTGCAAATCCTCCTGCTTATG GGCATACACATGTTGCTGAAGCTCTTGGCATACCCATTCACATTTTCTTCACAATGCCCTGGAC GCCAACATATGAATTCCCTCACCCATTGGCTCGTGTACCTCAAAGTGCTGGTAATTGG ctttcatacatagTTGTTGATTTGCTGATATGGTGGGGCATAAGAGGATATATCAACGACTTCAGGAAAAATAAGCTGaagcttccttcaattgcaTATTTCAGTATGTATCATGGGTCAATATCTCACTTGCCAACAGGCTACATGTGGAGTCCCCACCTTGTGCCAAAGCCAAGTG ATTGGGGACATTTAGTTGATGTCGTCGGCTTTTGTTTTTTAAACCTTGGGTCACGgtatcaacctcaacaagggTTTGTTCAATGGATTCAGAAAGGAGCAAAACCCATATATTTTGGTTTTGGAAGCATG cCTCTTGATGATCCTAAGCAAACAACAgatataatattagaagcattaAAGGACACAGGACAAAGAGGAATAATTGACCGCGGTTGGGGAAACCTGGGTAACT TGACAGAAGTTCCTGATGATGTTTTTCTTCTGGAGGAGTGTCCTCATGACTGGTTGTTTCCTCAATGTTCTGCTGTG GttcaccatggaggagctggGACCACAGCTACAGGGCTAAAAGCTGGG TGCCCCACAACTATAGTGCCATTCTTCGGAGATCAGTTTTTTTGGGGTGATCGGATACATCAAAAAGCTTTGGGACCTGCGTCGATACCAATATCCCAGCTCAGTGTTGAGAGCCTTTCCAATGCTATTAGATTCATGCTCCAGCCAGAG GTGAAATCCCGAGCAATGGAACTGGCGAAactgatagaaaatgaagatggtGTTGCAGCTGCTGTTGATGCTTTTCATCGACATTTACCTTCTGAACTACCATTGCCTGCTTCATCTTCCGAGGAAGACGAACATCCAAACCCGCTGCAGTGGATCTTTATTCAAGTTGGCAAATGGTGCTGCCTTCCTTGTAATATGTAG
- the LOC119998000 gene encoding sterol 3-beta-glucosyltransferase UGT80B1 isoform X2 encodes MGSNGMDHPLKYSKEGGVSSSKELHKDFVQDNGAHESEVVEYTSSDEQSRKASVEQVATSSEWHQSISEISQSNELNVSPSPRRGLDYCITAPVSAQKSLLIDQDFTFSRSMTEKKIPRHELKLDRLSEREKKKLIVELVRIQNDGTVEVDIDKSAPVASELFELQTIGVPSLVVDGDNSGSNKVIPRLKIAILVVGTRGDVQPFLAMAKRLQEFGHHVRLATHANFRSFVKASGVDFYPLGGDPRVLAGYMARNKGLIPSGPGEISIQRKQLKVIIESLLPACTEPDMETGLPFRAQAIIANPPAYGHTHVAEALGIPIHIFFTMPWTPTYEFPHPLARVPQSAGNWLSYIVVDLLIWWGIRGYINDFRKNKLKLPSIAYFSMYHGSISHLPTGYMWSPHLVPKPSDWGHLVDVVGFCFLNLGSRYQPQQGFVQWIQKGAKPIYFGFGSMPLDDPKQTTDIILEALKDTGQRGIIDRGWGNLGNLTEVPDDVFLLEECPHDWLFPQCSAVVHHGGAGTTATGLKAGCPTTIVPFFGDQFFWGDRIHQKALGPASIPISQLSVESLSNAIRFMLQPEPLSGEIPSNGTGETDRK; translated from the exons ATGGGGAGCAATGGAATGGATCATCCATTAAAGTATTCAAAAGAGGGAGGAGTTAGCAGCAGCAAAGAACTACATAAGGACTTTGTGCAAGACAATGGTGCTCATGAATCAGAGGTAGTGGAATATACATCTTCAGATGAACAATCCAGGAAGGCTTCTGTTGAGCAGGTAGCCACGAGTTCAGAAtggcatcaatcaatttcagAAATTTCCCAGTCTAACGAGTTGAATGTTAGTCCTTCTCCTCGTAGAG GGTTGGATTACTGCATCACTGCACCTGTCAGCGCTCAGAAAAGTCTGCTAATTGACCAAGATTTCACATTTTCTAGATCCATGACTGAGAAGAAGATCCCCAGGCACGAGCTCAAATTGGATAGACTATCAGAGCGTGAAAAG AAAAAACTTATTGTGGAACTAGTCAGGATCCAAAATGATGGGACGGTAGAGGTTGACATTGATAAAAGTGCACCTGTAGCTTCAGAATTATTCGAGCTACAAACAATTGGGGTGCCATCTCTCGTTGTCGATGGAGACAATTCTGGATCCAATAAAGTAATTCCAAGATTGAAAATAGCCATTCTTGTGGTTGGAACAAGGGGAGATGTACAACCTTTTCTGGCTATGGCGAAAAGACTACAG gAATTTGGTCATCATGTTAGGTTGGCGACTCATGCTAACTTCAGGAGTTTTGTTAAGGCATCTGGCGTGGATTTTTATCCTTTAGGTGGTGATCCTCGGGTTTTGGCAGGAT ATATGGCCCGAAATAAAGGTCTCATCCCCTCTGGGCCAGGAGAAATATCTATACAAAGAAAGCAACTAAAGGTGATTATTGAATCGCTTCTTCCAGCATGTACAGAACCAGATATGGAAACTGGTTTGCCTTTTAGAGCTCAGGCAATAATTGCAAATCCTCCTGCTTATG GGCATACACATGTTGCTGAAGCTCTTGGCATACCCATTCACATTTTCTTCACAATGCCCTGGAC GCCAACATATGAATTCCCTCACCCATTGGCTCGTGTACCTCAAAGTGCTGGTAATTGG ctttcatacatagTTGTTGATTTGCTGATATGGTGGGGCATAAGAGGATATATCAACGACTTCAGGAAAAATAAGCTGaagcttccttcaattgcaTATTTCAGTATGTATCATGGGTCAATATCTCACTTGCCAACAGGCTACATGTGGAGTCCCCACCTTGTGCCAAAGCCAAGTG ATTGGGGACATTTAGTTGATGTCGTCGGCTTTTGTTTTTTAAACCTTGGGTCACGgtatcaacctcaacaagggTTTGTTCAATGGATTCAGAAAGGAGCAAAACCCATATATTTTGGTTTTGGAAGCATG cCTCTTGATGATCCTAAGCAAACAACAgatataatattagaagcattaAAGGACACAGGACAAAGAGGAATAATTGACCGCGGTTGGGGAAACCTGGGTAACT TGACAGAAGTTCCTGATGATGTTTTTCTTCTGGAGGAGTGTCCTCATGACTGGTTGTTTCCTCAATGTTCTGCTGTG GttcaccatggaggagctggGACCACAGCTACAGGGCTAAAAGCTGGG TGCCCCACAACTATAGTGCCATTCTTCGGAGATCAGTTTTTTTGGGGTGATCGGATACATCAAAAAGCTTTGGGACCTGCGTCGATACCAATATCCCAGCTCAGTGTTGAGAGCCTTTCCAATGCTATTAGATTCATGCTCCAGCCAGAG CCTCTCTCAGGTGAAATCCCGAGCAATGGAACTGGCGAAactgatagaaaatga
- the LOC119998000 gene encoding sterol 3-beta-glucosyltransferase UGT80B1 isoform X3 → MLVLLLVEASDVEGLDYCITAPVSAQKSLLIDQDFTFSRSMTEKKIPRHELKLDRLSEREKKKLIVELVRIQNDGTVEVDIDKSAPVASELFELQTIGVPSLVVDGDNSGSNKVIPRLKIAILVVGTRGDVQPFLAMAKRLQEFGHHVRLATHANFRSFVKASGVDFYPLGGDPRVLAGYMARNKGLIPSGPGEISIQRKQLKVIIESLLPACTEPDMETGLPFRAQAIIANPPAYGHTHVAEALGIPIHIFFTMPWTPTYEFPHPLARVPQSAGNWLSYIVVDLLIWWGIRGYINDFRKNKLKLPSIAYFSMYHGSISHLPTGYMWSPHLVPKPSDWGHLVDVVGFCFLNLGSRYQPQQGFVQWIQKGAKPIYFGFGSMPLDDPKQTTDIILEALKDTGQRGIIDRGWGNLGNLTEVPDDVFLLEECPHDWLFPQCSAVVHHGGAGTTATGLKAGCPTTIVPFFGDQFFWGDRIHQKALGPASIPISQLSVESLSNAIRFMLQPEVKSRAMELAKLIENEDGVAAAVDAFHRHLPSELPLPASSSEEDEHPNPLQWIFIQVGKWCCLPCNM, encoded by the exons ATGTTAGTCCTTCTCCTCGTAGAG GCATCTGATGTTGAAGGGTTGGATTACTGCATCACTGCACCTGTCAGCGCTCAGAAAAGTCTGCTAATTGACCAAGATTTCACATTTTCTAGATCCATGACTGAGAAGAAGATCCCCAGGCACGAGCTCAAATTGGATAGACTATCAGAGCGTGAAAAG AAAAAACTTATTGTGGAACTAGTCAGGATCCAAAATGATGGGACGGTAGAGGTTGACATTGATAAAAGTGCACCTGTAGCTTCAGAATTATTCGAGCTACAAACAATTGGGGTGCCATCTCTCGTTGTCGATGGAGACAATTCTGGATCCAATAAAGTAATTCCAAGATTGAAAATAGCCATTCTTGTGGTTGGAACAAGGGGAGATGTACAACCTTTTCTGGCTATGGCGAAAAGACTACAG gAATTTGGTCATCATGTTAGGTTGGCGACTCATGCTAACTTCAGGAGTTTTGTTAAGGCATCTGGCGTGGATTTTTATCCTTTAGGTGGTGATCCTCGGGTTTTGGCAGGAT ATATGGCCCGAAATAAAGGTCTCATCCCCTCTGGGCCAGGAGAAATATCTATACAAAGAAAGCAACTAAAGGTGATTATTGAATCGCTTCTTCCAGCATGTACAGAACCAGATATGGAAACTGGTTTGCCTTTTAGAGCTCAGGCAATAATTGCAAATCCTCCTGCTTATG GGCATACACATGTTGCTGAAGCTCTTGGCATACCCATTCACATTTTCTTCACAATGCCCTGGAC GCCAACATATGAATTCCCTCACCCATTGGCTCGTGTACCTCAAAGTGCTGGTAATTGG ctttcatacatagTTGTTGATTTGCTGATATGGTGGGGCATAAGAGGATATATCAACGACTTCAGGAAAAATAAGCTGaagcttccttcaattgcaTATTTCAGTATGTATCATGGGTCAATATCTCACTTGCCAACAGGCTACATGTGGAGTCCCCACCTTGTGCCAAAGCCAAGTG ATTGGGGACATTTAGTTGATGTCGTCGGCTTTTGTTTTTTAAACCTTGGGTCACGgtatcaacctcaacaagggTTTGTTCAATGGATTCAGAAAGGAGCAAAACCCATATATTTTGGTTTTGGAAGCATG cCTCTTGATGATCCTAAGCAAACAACAgatataatattagaagcattaAAGGACACAGGACAAAGAGGAATAATTGACCGCGGTTGGGGAAACCTGGGTAACT TGACAGAAGTTCCTGATGATGTTTTTCTTCTGGAGGAGTGTCCTCATGACTGGTTGTTTCCTCAATGTTCTGCTGTG GttcaccatggaggagctggGACCACAGCTACAGGGCTAAAAGCTGGG TGCCCCACAACTATAGTGCCATTCTTCGGAGATCAGTTTTTTTGGGGTGATCGGATACATCAAAAAGCTTTGGGACCTGCGTCGATACCAATATCCCAGCTCAGTGTTGAGAGCCTTTCCAATGCTATTAGATTCATGCTCCAGCCAGAG GTGAAATCCCGAGCAATGGAACTGGCGAAactgatagaaaatgaagatggtGTTGCAGCTGCTGTTGATGCTTTTCATCGACATTTACCTTCTGAACTACCATTGCCTGCTTCATCTTCCGAGGAAGACGAACATCCAAACCCGCTGCAGTGGATCTTTATTCAAGTTGGCAAATGGTGCTGCCTTCCTTGTAATATGTAG
- the LOC119998000 gene encoding sterol 3-beta-glucosyltransferase UGT80B1 isoform X4, producing MAKRLQEFGHHVRLATHANFRSFVKASGVDFYPLGGDPRVLAGYMARNKGLIPSGPGEISIQRKQLKVIIESLLPACTEPDMETGLPFRAQAIIANPPAYGHTHVAEALGIPIHIFFTMPWTPTYEFPHPLARVPQSAGNWLSYIVVDLLIWWGIRGYINDFRKNKLKLPSIAYFSMYHGSISHLPTGYMWSPHLVPKPSDWGHLVDVVGFCFLNLGSRYQPQQGFVQWIQKGAKPIYFGFGSMPLDDPKQTTDIILEALKDTGQRGIIDRGWGNLGNLTEVPDDVFLLEECPHDWLFPQCSAVVHHGGAGTTATGLKAGCPTTIVPFFGDQFFWGDRIHQKALGPASIPISQLSVESLSNAIRFMLQPEVKSRAMELAKLIENEDGVAAAVDAFHRHLPSELPLPASSSEEDEHPNPLQWIFIQVGKWCCLPCNM from the exons ATGGCGAAAAGACTACAG gAATTTGGTCATCATGTTAGGTTGGCGACTCATGCTAACTTCAGGAGTTTTGTTAAGGCATCTGGCGTGGATTTTTATCCTTTAGGTGGTGATCCTCGGGTTTTGGCAGGAT ATATGGCCCGAAATAAAGGTCTCATCCCCTCTGGGCCAGGAGAAATATCTATACAAAGAAAGCAACTAAAGGTGATTATTGAATCGCTTCTTCCAGCATGTACAGAACCAGATATGGAAACTGGTTTGCCTTTTAGAGCTCAGGCAATAATTGCAAATCCTCCTGCTTATG GGCATACACATGTTGCTGAAGCTCTTGGCATACCCATTCACATTTTCTTCACAATGCCCTGGAC GCCAACATATGAATTCCCTCACCCATTGGCTCGTGTACCTCAAAGTGCTGGTAATTGG ctttcatacatagTTGTTGATTTGCTGATATGGTGGGGCATAAGAGGATATATCAACGACTTCAGGAAAAATAAGCTGaagcttccttcaattgcaTATTTCAGTATGTATCATGGGTCAATATCTCACTTGCCAACAGGCTACATGTGGAGTCCCCACCTTGTGCCAAAGCCAAGTG ATTGGGGACATTTAGTTGATGTCGTCGGCTTTTGTTTTTTAAACCTTGGGTCACGgtatcaacctcaacaagggTTTGTTCAATGGATTCAGAAAGGAGCAAAACCCATATATTTTGGTTTTGGAAGCATG cCTCTTGATGATCCTAAGCAAACAACAgatataatattagaagcattaAAGGACACAGGACAAAGAGGAATAATTGACCGCGGTTGGGGAAACCTGGGTAACT TGACAGAAGTTCCTGATGATGTTTTTCTTCTGGAGGAGTGTCCTCATGACTGGTTGTTTCCTCAATGTTCTGCTGTG GttcaccatggaggagctggGACCACAGCTACAGGGCTAAAAGCTGGG TGCCCCACAACTATAGTGCCATTCTTCGGAGATCAGTTTTTTTGGGGTGATCGGATACATCAAAAAGCTTTGGGACCTGCGTCGATACCAATATCCCAGCTCAGTGTTGAGAGCCTTTCCAATGCTATTAGATTCATGCTCCAGCCAGAG GTGAAATCCCGAGCAATGGAACTGGCGAAactgatagaaaatgaagatggtGTTGCAGCTGCTGTTGATGCTTTTCATCGACATTTACCTTCTGAACTACCATTGCCTGCTTCATCTTCCGAGGAAGACGAACATCCAAACCCGCTGCAGTGGATCTTTATTCAAGTTGGCAAATGGTGCTGCCTTCCTTGTAATATGTAG